One Rhodococcus sp. P1Y DNA window includes the following coding sequences:
- a CDS encoding ComEC/Rec2 family competence protein, translating to MNEPAIRPHDARLVPAVVAGWTAMITGVVHGSSTALSLAVVWAVVAGGALCCRRRLGRPAFGLIALAVIGGCYAGAAALHAWDFEASPVVRAADQRAWVSAAVVVREDPRRLRSPGPRMVSIRTELTQIDIAGTAIALGGRVLVRAPADGWDHLVPGQSVTLRGRLAPPDRADLTLAVIRVAGPPIHLDAPGYVAKPALIIRESLAGAASDALPPDRAGLLPGLVVGDVSALSEDVESSFRAAGLTHLTAVSGANFAILMGAVLLLTRVVGVGPRTTAVVCAVVLLAFVVVARPSPSVLRAAVMGGIGLLALVTGRRRQAVPALCTAVLGLLVWWPELSVDFGFALSVSATGALVVVAPVWVDWLRRHGWGRAPAEVVSVAAAAHAVTAPLVAAMAGTFSVVGVLANIAVAPVVAPITVVGAIAAVVAPWASGLASLTLELASAPLWWLIEVATWAASLPGAGLETPTGALGAALVMGFTAVVLVSLRLRILRMLLGGLLLVTVFAWIASSLL from the coding sequence GTGAACGAACCGGCCATCCGGCCGCACGATGCCCGGCTGGTTCCGGCGGTCGTGGCCGGTTGGACGGCAATGATCACCGGGGTCGTACACGGGTCGAGCACCGCGCTTTCCTTGGCTGTCGTCTGGGCAGTCGTAGCGGGTGGGGCCCTGTGCTGCCGTCGCAGGCTGGGACGTCCGGCGTTCGGGCTGATCGCGCTGGCGGTGATCGGGGGGTGTTATGCAGGTGCGGCAGCGTTGCACGCGTGGGACTTCGAGGCGAGTCCTGTTGTCCGGGCGGCAGATCAACGAGCGTGGGTCAGTGCAGCTGTGGTGGTTCGTGAAGATCCGCGGCGGCTCCGTTCACCGGGGCCACGCATGGTGTCCATCAGAACCGAGCTGACCCAGATCGACATCGCGGGGACCGCGATTGCGCTCGGTGGGCGGGTGCTCGTCCGAGCACCGGCGGACGGATGGGACCACCTCGTACCCGGTCAGAGCGTGACGCTCAGAGGTCGTCTTGCACCACCTGACCGGGCAGATCTGACACTCGCCGTCATCAGAGTGGCGGGGCCGCCGATACACCTCGACGCACCGGGTTACGTCGCAAAACCTGCGTTGATCATCCGAGAATCCTTGGCAGGGGCTGCCTCGGACGCCCTACCGCCCGACCGCGCCGGATTGTTGCCGGGTCTCGTCGTCGGCGACGTGTCCGCGTTGTCGGAGGATGTCGAATCAAGCTTTCGTGCAGCAGGATTGACGCATCTGACGGCTGTCTCGGGCGCGAATTTCGCGATTCTGATGGGAGCGGTACTGCTCCTGACCCGGGTGGTCGGTGTCGGTCCACGAACGACCGCTGTGGTGTGCGCGGTGGTTCTGCTGGCATTCGTCGTCGTCGCTAGGCCTTCGCCGAGCGTGCTGCGCGCAGCGGTGATGGGAGGGATAGGTTTGCTCGCGCTTGTCACGGGTCGACGACGGCAAGCTGTCCCGGCGCTGTGCACCGCCGTACTCGGACTGCTCGTCTGGTGGCCTGAGCTGTCGGTCGATTTCGGGTTCGCGCTGTCGGTTTCGGCAACAGGTGCTCTCGTGGTCGTAGCGCCGGTGTGGGTTGATTGGCTTCGACGCCACGGTTGGGGCCGAGCCCCCGCCGAGGTGGTCTCCGTCGCAGCAGCGGCCCATGCTGTGACGGCGCCGCTGGTCGCCGCTATGGCGGGTACGTTTTCCGTCGTCGGCGTGCTGGCGAACATCGCGGTAGCACCCGTGGTCGCGCCGATCACGGTCGTCGGAGCCATCGCCGCGGTCGTAGCACCGTGGGCGAGCGGGCTTGCTTCGCTGACACTGGAATTGGCGTCGGCGCCGCTGTGGTGGTTGATCGAAGTTGCGACGTGGGCGGCGTCGCTTCCCGGTGCGGGCCTCGAGACGCCCACCGGTGCGCTCGGCGCCGCACTGGTGATGGGGTTCACGGCGGTGGTCCTGGTGTCGTTGCGCCTGCGGATCCTCCGAATGTTGCTGGGTGGCCTATTACTTGTGACTGTGTTCGCGTGGATTGCGTCGTCTCTTCTGTGA
- a CDS encoding ComEA family DNA-binding protein yields MASPRSQPITRRSIPIARRETRVHDSALDDTALEDTAHDESSRASAPDWLNHDERRESALSQHLPERLRGTRLDPGRTGVLALCALGAIVVIIAGYAVLRDAPVVAAVPTLPAVQPLPDLPTRPSETVEPPARIVVSVVGLVAVSGLVELPVDSRVADALAAAGGPLVGADVLALNLAAKVADGDQIVVGATPPEGRPVVSGTVSGSAPGIPSTPVVGGPATPSGAVDLNTASVAELDALPGVGPVTAASIVAWREVNGPFTDVGQLAEVDGIGPVRLEKLRDQVTV; encoded by the coding sequence ATGGCGAGTCCTCGATCCCAGCCGATCACGCGGCGTTCGATCCCCATCGCGCGTCGCGAGACTCGGGTCCACGACTCAGCGCTCGACGACACGGCGCTCGAGGACACGGCGCACGATGAATCCAGCAGGGCCTCGGCGCCCGACTGGTTGAACCACGACGAGCGCCGAGAATCGGCCCTGTCACAACACCTGCCCGAACGACTACGCGGTACTCGTCTGGATCCCGGCCGAACCGGTGTTCTTGCGCTGTGCGCGCTCGGCGCGATCGTGGTGATCATCGCAGGATATGCGGTGCTTCGTGATGCGCCCGTTGTCGCCGCCGTGCCCACTCTCCCTGCAGTGCAACCTTTACCAGACCTTCCTACTCGACCGTCCGAGACCGTCGAACCGCCGGCACGCATCGTGGTCAGTGTCGTCGGACTCGTCGCCGTGTCCGGACTGGTCGAGCTCCCCGTCGACTCCCGTGTCGCCGATGCACTTGCCGCTGCGGGCGGGCCGCTCGTCGGCGCCGACGTCTTGGCCTTGAACCTTGCAGCCAAGGTCGCGGACGGCGACCAGATCGTCGTCGGTGCCACACCGCCCGAAGGAAGGCCGGTGGTCAGTGGGACGGTGAGCGGGTCGGCACCGGGCATTCCGTCGACTCCCGTGGTCGGCGGTCCTGCAACCCCATCGGGTGCGGTCGATCTCAATACGGCGAGTGTCGCCGAGCTCGACGCGCTTCCCGGCGTCGGACCGGTCACGGCGGCGAGCATCGTGGCATGGCGGGAGGTCAACGGTCCGTTCACCGATGTCGGACAATTGGCGGAGGTGGACGGGATCGGACCGGTCCGTCTCGAGAAGCTGCGAGACCAGGTGACGGTGTGA
- a CDS encoding DegV family protein, which produces MPVTVVTDSSACLGADLAAEAGVLVAPLHVFVDGVDLREGIDPIPEDFAARGPVTTAGASPGELTRLYEDALNRSRGAGVVAVHISRGLSSTWEAARHAAAELGDRVRIVDSTSAGMGLGYAALAAARAAARGDTISAVYDTAVEVGRRSRSFIMVDRLDHLRKGGRIGTAAALVGSALAMKPVLNLIDGKLVLGEKARTSTKALGKLVDAAHRVAGDETVALTVHHMQAPDRAEVVAGLLRVRIPQVSELRIVPFGAVLGAHVGPGAVGVVVCPEP; this is translated from the coding sequence ATGCCGGTAACGGTGGTGACCGATTCATCGGCTTGCCTGGGTGCCGATCTAGCGGCAGAGGCAGGTGTACTCGTCGCGCCGTTGCACGTGTTCGTCGACGGCGTCGATCTACGCGAGGGTATCGACCCCATTCCCGAGGACTTCGCAGCGCGAGGACCCGTCACGACAGCAGGCGCGTCACCGGGTGAGCTGACTCGACTGTACGAGGACGCTCTGAATCGGAGCCGGGGAGCCGGGGTGGTGGCCGTGCACATCTCCCGGGGCTTGTCGAGCACCTGGGAGGCGGCGCGGCACGCGGCGGCGGAACTGGGGGACCGTGTCAGAATCGTCGATTCGACGTCGGCCGGAATGGGGCTCGGCTACGCGGCGCTCGCCGCAGCGAGGGCAGCAGCGCGAGGGGACACGATCTCAGCTGTGTACGACACGGCAGTCGAGGTCGGTAGACGGAGCCGCAGCTTCATCATGGTCGACAGACTCGATCACCTTCGCAAGGGCGGTCGTATCGGCACCGCCGCAGCTCTCGTCGGATCGGCCTTGGCGATGAAGCCGGTGCTGAATCTGATCGACGGCAAGCTGGTGCTGGGGGAGAAGGCCAGGACGTCGACCAAAGCACTGGGCAAGCTGGTCGACGCCGCACATCGCGTAGCTGGGGACGAGACAGTGGCACTGACCGTGCATCACATGCAGGCCCCGGATCGCGCCGAGGTCGTCGCCGGATTGCTGAGAGTTCGCATTCCCCAGGTCAGCGAACTCAGAATCGTCCCGTTCGGGGCGGTGCTGGGTGCACATGTAGGCCCGGGAGCTGTGGGAGTCGTCGTCTGTCCCGAGCCCTGA
- the octT gene encoding diglucosylglycerate octanoyltransferase — MTSSDDYVVPTVDDGAPPVLLVLADSLSYYGPKGGLPVDDPRIWPNIVAAELGWTVELVARIGWTSRDAWWALTQDPRVWAAIPKAGAVVFGVGGMDSLPSPLPTALREQIRYVRPPALRRVVRAGYQWAQPKLAPLRWPVALPPKLSVEYLEQARAALEYVRPELPVIGTLPSVHRSDAYGNVHAGRPAAERALRQWSSDTGVPLVDLAAAVRENIFSVDANPDGIHWGWNAHREVAKAMLVELRAVAPVEDR, encoded by the coding sequence GTGACATCCTCTGACGACTACGTAGTGCCGACGGTCGACGACGGGGCACCCCCAGTTCTGTTGGTGCTCGCGGATTCGTTGAGCTACTACGGCCCCAAAGGAGGCCTGCCGGTCGACGACCCGAGAATATGGCCGAACATCGTTGCGGCCGAGCTCGGTTGGACTGTCGAACTGGTTGCTCGAATAGGCTGGACCAGCCGGGACGCGTGGTGGGCGCTGACGCAGGACCCCCGTGTGTGGGCTGCTATCCCCAAGGCGGGGGCAGTGGTGTTCGGGGTCGGCGGGATGGACTCGCTTCCCTCTCCTCTCCCGACGGCATTACGTGAGCAGATTCGTTACGTTCGCCCGCCGGCACTTCGCAGGGTCGTCAGGGCTGGATACCAGTGGGCGCAACCGAAGCTCGCGCCCCTGCGCTGGCCGGTAGCGTTGCCGCCCAAGCTGAGCGTGGAGTATCTCGAGCAAGCTCGTGCGGCCCTCGAGTACGTGCGTCCGGAACTTCCCGTGATCGGAACCCTGCCGTCGGTTCACCGCAGTGACGCGTACGGCAACGTTCATGCAGGACGGCCTGCTGCAGAAAGAGCTCTTCGACAGTGGAGTTCGGACACCGGCGTTCCGCTGGTCGACCTGGCGGCCGCGGTGCGGGAGAACATCTTCTCCGTCGATGCGAATCCCGATGGCATTCACTGGGGTTGGAATGCACACCGAGAGGTCGCCAAGGCGATGCTGGTGGAACTGCGCGCAGTCGCTCCGGTCGAGGATCGATAG
- a CDS encoding histidine phosphatase family protein, with translation MSTAVKRQLILLRHGQTEYNATDRMQGQLDTDLTELGRTQAKTAGAELAMRLPSRIVSSDLRRAYDTAVALGDASGLPVAVDQRLRETHLGEWQGLTHLDVDDIAPGARLAWRADATLAPPGGESRIDVARRSVPVVQELIQSVPEWGTDAAGAPIVLVAHGGLIAALTAALLDLPANRWPVLGGLSNTSWVQLSSHGEGEHLRWRLDVWNASARVASDIL, from the coding sequence GTGAGCACAGCCGTCAAGCGGCAGTTGATCCTGCTGCGTCACGGGCAGACCGAGTACAACGCGACCGACCGGATGCAGGGCCAACTCGATACGGACCTCACCGAACTGGGTCGAACACAGGCCAAGACGGCCGGTGCCGAACTCGCGATGCGGCTGCCCTCGCGCATTGTGTCCTCGGATCTGCGGCGCGCATACGACACCGCTGTCGCGCTGGGAGATGCGAGCGGTCTGCCGGTCGCGGTCGATCAACGGTTGCGGGAAACGCATCTGGGGGAGTGGCAGGGCCTCACACATCTCGACGTCGACGACATCGCCCCCGGTGCGCGCCTTGCCTGGCGCGCCGACGCAACCCTCGCCCCTCCTGGGGGCGAAAGTCGGATCGACGTGGCCCGCCGCAGTGTCCCGGTCGTCCAGGAATTGATTCAGTCGGTTCCCGAGTGGGGCACCGATGCTGCGGGTGCTCCGATCGTTCTGGTCGCGCACGGCGGGTTGATCGCGGCGCTGACCGCGGCTCTACTCGATCTACCGGCGAACCGATGGCCGGTACTCGGCGGGTTGTCGAACACCAGTTGGGTTCAGTTGAGCAGTCACGGCGAAGGCGAGCACCTTCGGTGGAGACTCGACGTGTGGAACGCCTCGGCGAGAGTGGCCAGTGACATCCTCTGA
- the rsfS gene encoding ribosome silencing factor — MTATDQATSIARIAALAADDKLATDVVVLDVSEQLVITDCFVIASAPNERQVNAIVENIEDKLRESGFKPVRKEGTREGRWALLDYIDVVVHVQHNDERNFYALERLWKDCPSIEVPGLGERPSDTSDNSSHSAGSAPVESEQ; from the coding sequence GTGACTGCTACAGACCAGGCCACCTCGATCGCGCGAATCGCGGCACTCGCAGCCGATGACAAGCTCGCGACCGACGTCGTGGTTCTCGATGTCTCGGAGCAGTTGGTCATCACCGACTGCTTCGTCATTGCATCGGCGCCCAACGAACGTCAAGTCAACGCCATCGTCGAGAACATCGAAGACAAGTTGCGCGAGAGCGGGTTCAAGCCCGTCCGAAAGGAGGGCACCCGCGAAGGTCGATGGGCCCTGCTCGACTACATCGACGTCGTCGTGCACGTACAGCACAACGACGAGCGCAACTTCTACGCGCTGGAGCGTCTATGGAAAGACTGCCCGAGTATCGAGGTCCCGGGCCTCGGCGAGCGGCCGTCCGACACTTCAGACAATTCCAGTCACTCCGCAGGCTCCGCTCCGGTGGAATCGGAGCAGTGA
- the nadD gene encoding nicotinate-nucleotide adenylyltransferase translates to MQQQPEAVRKLGVMGGTFDPIHHGHLVAASEVANSFGLDEVIFVPTGTPWQKEGKVVSPAEDRYLMTVIATASNPRFSVSRVDVDREKLTYTVDTLRDLREQHPSAELYFITGADALESILTWQNWEELFELAKFVGVSRPGFELGVEHLADHLQDLPEDALTLIEIPALAISSTECRLRASESRPVWYLVPDGVVQYISKRNLYRPRGEQRLDGSVTMSEPAPQKTHTDHSPQPRST, encoded by the coding sequence GTGCAACAACAACCCGAGGCGGTCCGCAAGCTTGGAGTGATGGGCGGGACGTTCGATCCGATCCATCACGGCCACCTCGTGGCGGCCAGCGAAGTGGCCAACAGCTTCGGGCTCGACGAGGTCATCTTCGTTCCGACCGGCACACCGTGGCAGAAAGAAGGCAAGGTCGTCAGCCCGGCGGAAGACCGCTACCTGATGACGGTCATCGCCACGGCGTCGAATCCTCGATTCTCGGTTAGTCGAGTCGACGTCGACCGCGAGAAACTCACCTACACGGTGGACACGCTGCGTGACCTTCGCGAGCAGCATCCGTCGGCCGAGCTGTACTTCATCACGGGCGCCGACGCGTTGGAGAGTATTCTGACCTGGCAGAACTGGGAAGAGCTGTTTGAGCTCGCAAAGTTCGTCGGAGTATCACGGCCAGGGTTCGAGCTCGGCGTCGAGCACCTGGCCGATCACTTACAGGATCTGCCGGAGGACGCACTGACGCTGATCGAGATTCCAGCCCTCGCGATCTCGTCGACCGAATGCAGGCTCAGGGCCAGTGAGAGTCGGCCCGTGTGGTACCTGGTCCCCGACGGCGTCGTGCAGTACATCTCGAAGAGGAATCTCTATCGGCCCAGAGGCGAACAACGCCTCGACGGCTCCGTCACCATGTCGGAGCCGGCACCACAGAAGACACACACAGACCATTCGCCACAACCACGCTCGACATAA
- a CDS encoding vWA domain-containing protein: MQSPYGLPGHLVDFVDALRARGIAVGPSETVDAGRVLSVLDLLDREALREGLACSLLRRPTHRATFDALFDLWFPAATGQKDSGQIDTALPRTPAGDIDFTALRELITDLLVDGSAEAIELTELLAAQMVEELGQYKSANGPSFSAYQALRDVAPDTLLSKILEGLLGNADTGSDRSSGSYEDEVAKRTAAQRIADLRKMIEKETRRRAAEQLGRERVASYGVPKLAEEVDFLRASDTEMVALRRSVTPLARLLASRLAARRSRSRAGSIDLRRTLRKSMSTGGVPIDLVQRKPRRARPELVVLCDVSGSVAGFSHFTLLLVHALREQFSRVRIFAFIDSTDEVTRFFDSSADLGVAMSRIIGESDLITYDGHSDYGNAFETFEDKYAQSVTSRTSVLVLGDGRTNYRDPKLPALARTVAVAKHAYWLNPEPRGQWGSGDSAAKAYAEVISMYECRSAQQLGDIVSRLLPV, encoded by the coding sequence ATGCAGTCCCCGTACGGCCTGCCCGGCCACCTCGTCGACTTCGTCGACGCTCTGCGCGCACGCGGCATCGCCGTAGGTCCTTCGGAAACTGTCGACGCCGGTCGAGTTCTCTCCGTGCTCGATCTGCTCGACCGCGAGGCGCTACGCGAAGGCCTCGCATGCTCGTTGCTGCGGAGGCCGACCCACCGAGCGACCTTCGACGCCCTGTTCGATCTTTGGTTCCCGGCAGCGACCGGGCAGAAGGACTCGGGACAGATCGACACCGCTCTGCCGCGGACACCCGCGGGAGACATCGACTTCACCGCGCTTCGTGAGTTGATCACCGACCTACTCGTCGACGGCAGTGCCGAGGCAATCGAGCTGACCGAGCTGTTGGCCGCACAGATGGTCGAGGAGCTCGGGCAGTACAAATCCGCGAACGGGCCGTCGTTCTCGGCCTATCAGGCGCTGCGCGACGTGGCACCCGACACGCTGCTGAGCAAGATTCTCGAGGGACTACTCGGTAATGCCGACACTGGATCCGACCGCAGTTCGGGGTCCTACGAGGACGAGGTTGCCAAGCGAACTGCTGCGCAGCGCATTGCGGACCTGCGCAAGATGATCGAGAAGGAAACGCGTCGTCGCGCGGCGGAACAGCTGGGCCGCGAACGCGTCGCCAGTTACGGGGTTCCCAAGCTGGCCGAGGAAGTGGACTTCCTGCGGGCATCGGACACCGAGATGGTCGCGCTCAGGCGGAGCGTCACACCCCTCGCACGCCTGCTCGCCAGCAGGCTCGCAGCTCGGCGCAGTCGCAGCCGAGCCGGGTCCATCGATCTACGGCGGACCCTGCGCAAATCGATGTCGACCGGCGGGGTGCCCATCGATCTCGTGCAGCGCAAGCCTCGGCGGGCCCGTCCCGAGCTGGTCGTCCTGTGCGACGTCTCGGGATCGGTCGCAGGCTTCAGTCACTTCACCTTGCTCCTCGTCCACGCGCTTCGCGAACAATTCTCCCGCGTGCGGATCTTCGCGTTCATCGACTCGACCGACGAGGTGACACGCTTCTTCGACTCCAGCGCCGACCTCGGCGTAGCGATGTCGCGCATCATCGGCGAGTCCGACCTCATCACGTACGACGGCCACTCGGACTACGGCAACGCATTCGAGACGTTCGAGGACAAGTACGCACAATCCGTCACCTCGCGAACGTCCGTGCTCGTACTGGGAGACGGACGCACCAACTACCGCGACCCGAAGCTCCCAGCTCTCGCGCGCACGGTCGCCGTGGCCAAACACGCGTACTGGCTCAACCCCGAGCCCAGGGGCCAGTGGGGTTCCGGGGACTCCGCGGCGAAGGCGTACGCGGAAGTGATCAGCATGTACGAGTGCCGCTCTGCCCAGCAGCTCGGCGACATCGTCTCCCGCCTGTTGCCGGTGTGA
- a CDS encoding AAA family ATPase, with amino-acid sequence MDRAVPTTPPLFGSVDDVMSKLAETGYLANKATATSVFLADRLGKPLLIEGPAGVGKTELARAVAQTSGAELIRLQCYEGVDEARALYEWNHAKQILRIQSSSEGNQDWDATKLDVFSEEFLLARPLLQAIRREDPTVLLIDETDKADVEIEGLLLEVLSDFAVTIPELGTITATRKPFTVLTSNATRELSEALKRRCLFLHLDFPDADLERRILASRVPELPEAIAEQLVRTVRVMRAMQLKKLPSVAETIDWGRTLLALGMDTLDDDAVRATLGVVLKHQSDQEKAAAELRLN; translated from the coding sequence GTGGATCGAGCAGTACCTACGACGCCCCCGCTGTTTGGCAGCGTCGACGACGTCATGTCGAAACTCGCCGAAACCGGGTACCTCGCGAACAAGGCGACCGCCACGTCGGTGTTCCTCGCGGATCGGCTCGGCAAGCCACTGCTCATCGAAGGTCCGGCGGGCGTCGGCAAGACCGAGTTGGCGCGGGCCGTGGCTCAGACGTCAGGTGCAGAACTTATCCGGCTCCAGTGCTACGAGGGTGTCGACGAGGCCCGTGCGCTCTACGAGTGGAACCACGCCAAACAAATTCTGCGCATTCAGTCCAGCTCGGAGGGAAATCAGGACTGGGACGCCACCAAACTCGACGTCTTCTCCGAAGAGTTCCTGCTCGCGAGGCCGCTTCTGCAGGCGATTCGCCGCGAGGATCCCACGGTCCTACTCATCGACGAAACCGACAAGGCCGACGTCGAGATCGAGGGACTGTTGCTGGAGGTGCTCAGCGACTTCGCCGTCACCATTCCCGAGCTCGGCACGATCACCGCCACCCGAAAGCCGTTCACGGTGCTCACCTCGAACGCCACCCGTGAACTGTCCGAAGCACTCAAGCGTCGCTGTCTGTTCCTGCACCTCGACTTCCCCGATGCCGACCTCGAGCGCAGGATCCTTGCGAGCCGCGTGCCCGAGCTGCCGGAGGCGATCGCGGAACAGCTGGTACGAACCGTCCGCGTGATGCGTGCGATGCAACTCAAGAAGCTTCCCTCGGTCGCCGAGACCATCGACTGGGGCCGGACGCTGCTCGCCCTCGGCATGGATACCCTCGACGACGACGCAGTCCGCGCGACGCTGGGTGTAGTGCTCAAGCATCAGTCCGATCAGGAAAAAGCCGCGGCCGAGCTCCGGCTGAACTGA
- a CDS encoding glutamate-5-semialdehyde dehydrogenase: protein MTAAPVTAGSAAADSNAAVVDERDAVHAAARRARIASRAQALLTTAEKDAALHAAADAIVAATPEIIAANTADVDRAAAEGTDSGILDRLRLTEARIDGIASGLRQVAGLPDPVGEVIRGSTLPNGLEIRQLRVPLGVVGMVYEARPNVTVDAFGLAFKSGNAALLRGSKSAAQSNAALVESLQASLRSSGLPIDAVQLLSSADRSSVTHLIQARGLVDVVIPRGGAGLISAVVRDATVPTIETGVGNCHIYVHSAADLEMAEKIILNSKTRRVSVCNAAETVLVDAAIADVAVPALLQAFQSHSVVVHGDLPGLVPATDKDWAEEYLSLDVALKVVDGIDAAIAHIDTYGTGHTEAIVTADLRAAREFTTRVDAAAVMVNASTAFTDGEQFGFGAEIGISTQKLHARGPMGLPELTSTKWTVWGEGHTRSVQ, encoded by the coding sequence ATGACTGCAGCACCTGTGACCGCTGGTTCCGCCGCCGCTGATTCCAACGCTGCAGTGGTCGACGAGCGTGACGCCGTTCACGCGGCGGCCAGACGGGCCCGAATTGCCTCACGTGCACAGGCATTGCTCACCACAGCCGAGAAGGACGCGGCGCTGCATGCCGCCGCCGACGCGATAGTGGCAGCGACGCCGGAGATCATCGCGGCCAATACGGCCGACGTCGATCGGGCGGCCGCGGAGGGCACCGACTCCGGAATTCTCGATCGGCTCAGGCTGACCGAAGCCCGCATCGACGGGATTGCCTCGGGTCTTCGCCAGGTCGCGGGCTTGCCGGATCCTGTCGGCGAGGTAATTCGTGGATCGACCCTCCCGAACGGTCTGGAGATTCGGCAGCTTCGTGTTCCGCTCGGCGTCGTCGGGATGGTCTACGAAGCCCGCCCCAACGTGACGGTCGATGCGTTCGGACTTGCGTTCAAGTCGGGCAACGCGGCACTGCTTCGCGGTTCGAAATCTGCCGCACAATCGAATGCCGCCCTTGTCGAGTCACTTCAGGCGTCGCTGCGGTCCAGCGGACTTCCGATCGATGCAGTCCAGTTGTTGAGCAGCGCGGATCGCTCGTCCGTCACACACCTGATCCAGGCAAGGGGGTTGGTCGACGTCGTGATTCCGCGCGGCGGGGCCGGACTGATCTCCGCCGTGGTTCGTGATGCGACCGTGCCGACCATCGAGACCGGAGTCGGAAATTGCCACATCTACGTGCACTCCGCTGCGGACCTCGAGATGGCCGAAAAGATCATCCTCAACTCGAAAACGCGTCGCGTCAGTGTGTGCAATGCGGCAGAGACGGTCCTCGTCGACGCAGCGATCGCAGACGTCGCGGTTCCTGCGCTGCTGCAGGCGTTTCAGAGCCACAGTGTCGTCGTCCACGGTGACTTGCCGGGGCTCGTGCCGGCGACGGACAAGGACTGGGCCGAGGAGTACCTGTCACTCGATGTCGCGCTCAAGGTCGTCGACGGTATCGATGCGGCGATCGCGCACATCGATACCTACGGCACTGGTCACACCGAGGCGATCGTGACTGCTGACCTCCGCGCCGCTCGTGAGTTCACCACCCGTGTCGACGCAGCGGCGGTCATGGTCAATGCGTCGACGGCGTTCACCGACGGTGAGCAGTTCGGGTTCGGTGCCGAAATCGGGATCTCGACTCAGAAGCTTCACGCTCGTGGACCGATGGGGCTGCCGGAACTCACCTCCACCAAGTGGACCGTGTGGGGCGAAGGTCACACGAGATCTGTCCAGTAG
- a CDS encoding NADH:flavin oxidoreductase/NADH oxidase yields MSALFEPLTLRDITFPNRVWLAPMCQYSADTEGDDVGAPNDWHLSHLVSRAIGGAGLIITEASAVSPEGRITPADLGIWNDTQESKFADLVARIEAYGSVPGIQLAHAGRKASTTAPWAGGVSIPADEPLGWETIGPSAVAFGDYATPREATVDDIAKIVSDFVDAARRSLRAGFKVIEIHAAHGYLVHQFLSPASNLRTDEYGGDFAGRTKLLIDIVDAVREVWPAELPLFVRLSATDWLDDVQGLDAPSWTADQTVALASLLEDHGVDLIDVSTGGNARAKIPVGPGYQVPFAKRVSNETSVPAAAVGLITDPKQAEDIVASGEAVAVLLARELLRDPYWPRRAARELGAKIDPAVPPQYARAF; encoded by the coding sequence TTGTCTGCCCTGTTCGAACCGCTCACGCTTCGCGACATCACCTTCCCCAACAGGGTGTGGCTGGCGCCGATGTGCCAGTACTCGGCGGACACCGAGGGCGACGACGTCGGAGCGCCGAACGACTGGCACCTGTCGCACCTGGTGAGCCGTGCGATCGGCGGCGCCGGGTTGATCATCACCGAAGCCTCCGCGGTCAGCCCCGAGGGACGAATCACCCCCGCAGACCTCGGCATATGGAACGACACGCAGGAAAGCAAATTCGCCGACCTGGTAGCGCGGATCGAAGCGTACGGCTCGGTGCCGGGCATTCAGTTGGCACACGCGGGTCGTAAGGCCTCGACCACGGCGCCATGGGCGGGCGGGGTGTCCATCCCCGCCGACGAGCCGCTCGGGTGGGAGACCATCGGTCCGAGCGCCGTCGCCTTCGGCGACTACGCGACACCGCGCGAAGCGACGGTTGACGACATCGCCAAGATCGTGTCCGACTTCGTCGACGCGGCGCGGCGCTCACTCCGCGCCGGGTTCAAGGTCATCGAGATTCACGCGGCACATGGCTACCTCGTGCATCAATTCCTCTCGCCTGCCAGCAACCTGCGCACCGACGAATACGGCGGCGACTTCGCGGGCCGCACCAAGCTCCTGATCGACATCGTCGACGCAGTCCGCGAGGTCTGGCCCGCGGAGCTGCCCCTGTTCGTTCGCCTATCCGCGACGGATTGGCTGGACGACGTTCAGGGCCTGGACGCACCGAGTTGGACTGCCGACCAAACTGTCGCGCTCGCTTCGCTCCTCGAGGACCATGGTGTGGACCTCATCGACGTCTCGACCGGCGGAAACGCACGGGCAAAGATTCCGGTCGGCCCCGGCTATCAGGTTCCGTTCGCCAAGCGCGTCTCCAACGAGACTTCTGTTCCCGCGGCGGCCGTCGGGCTGATCACCGACCCGAAGCAGGCCGAGGACATAGTCGCTTCGGGCGAGGCGGTCGCTGTGCTCCTGGCGCGTGAACTTCTTCGCGACCCGTACTGGCCACGACGTGCAGCGCGCGAGCTCGGTGCGAAGATCGATCCTGCCGTTCCACCGCAGTACGCACGGGCGTTCTGA